A stretch of DNA from Channa argus isolate prfri chromosome 7, Channa argus male v1.0, whole genome shotgun sequence:
GATACCACCAAGCTTGCAGAGGCCAGGATGTTGCTGAGCAGGATGGACCACAACAGAGCTGCTGGACAGGATGAAGATGGAGACACGTAAGTGCTTATTAGTGTTTGCGTGCGTGTGAGTATATGCTGTTAGTTTATACGAGTCTGCAAACTATCCCCATGAAAAACCTGGGAAATATGGACCTATACACATTTTTCTCTGGGGTAGTAGATTGCAATATTACAGACTACACTGAACATTGGGCTTTtaccatatgtcatgaaagactATTCAGAACagtgcagtgtttctggatTCAAACACTGCTGACATTACAGTTTTGTATGAATGTGCAGGCAAAATGTACTTACTTCCATAGGAGTTTCACTTTCAGTCACAATCTAAAAGTGGCAGCCACGTGCAATCTGGCAATCCtagaaagataaagaaaaacaaaagatatcaGTGAGTCAGCCACTCATGTTTGATGACTAGAAACTAagatatgacaaaaaaaatggagtaAGTTGAGTATTGTGACATCTGTTGCTGAGATTACCATGATTCTTCAGCcatatttctaaataatttgTTGCCTGTTCTCATTCTATCAGCATTCTGCACATTTACACTGCCAAGGGGTATAGGGAATGTGCCTTTGCTGCTGCAGAGAGGCTGAAAGAAATAGGGAAGCTTGATGCCAAAGAACACAAGGGAaaggtatgaaaaaaaaatccaaaatgtgtGAATAGCTTTGTTTGTTGCGTGTTTTTAttagacaaataaaataatttgtgatTAATGAATGTGCCTGTGCAGACGGCTTTACTAGTGGCAGTGACAGCAAACCAGACAGAGATCGTGCAAGATTTGCTGTTATTAGGAGCCGACATCAATGCCTGTGATCTTAAAGGACAAACGTCACTTCATCTGGCTTCCCATTATGGATTCCCTACTGTTCTGCAGGTAAATGGCAGCATGACTGAACTATGTCTGAGTAAATCGTTATTACAGCAGGTCAGAAAAGCTATCTACATACTGAGCAAGTCTTTTCTCGCAGGTAATTCTATCTTGCAAACCTGGCGTCAACCTGGAGGCTCGCAATTTTGAAGGTGATTCAATGTTATATACTGGGTCAATGATCAGCCAGAAGGGACACTGTGTTACCATACGTTCGAATTTGGGCCTGGTTTTAAATTCAAGTTTAATGgaatctttttctctcttttcatcaATAAAGTCTTAATACATACTAGTCTTTGTCTTTGCCTCAGGTATGACTCCACTGCACTGTGCAGccatttctcacagtgtcaccatgAAGGCCTTGTCTGCCAGTGGGCTGCTTGATGTTAGCCTTCAGACCAAGGCGACGCAGAAGCTTTCATGTGTGCAGATGCTGCTCAATGGGGGGGCATCCCTGCATAGCCAGGTACAGTCCTGCTTTCCCTATTTTGAATGTCACATGAGCTGTTGTTCTGTCATAGAGAACTTATAGATAGCTGAATGTAAAGATCACAGAAGCACTAAAGTCCAACACCCTAAACCATGACCTTTTGTTGTATACACAGTTCACAGGGGAAGTGCCCAGGTTTTATCTAACCATAAAAATATCACAGTGGGAGCCAAACCTGCCCTActcttgcttttgttttcactttcttgTTTGACACTTGAAGGTCTCAATCTGATTTGTGGTTTCATTATGTTGTTAATTTTTCATCCCTTCCAATTCTCGGATTCCAGGAAATCAAAAGTAACAAGACTGTGCTGCATTTGGCTGTTAAGGAGGGGAACATTGAGCTGGTGCGTTATCTGCTAAATATTCCCCTGCCCCACATGAAAGAGTTTGTCAACATGAAAGTGAGTCCCACACTGACATGAAACTCAGAACTGGATTTCATGTGTTTAATTCTTTACACAAATATACTCATTGTATACATGCCTGACTTTACACAGTCTGAATCATGCTTCATTTTCACTCTTTCTATAGGCTCATGGTCACACCGCTTTACACATGGCAGCTGGTCTCCATGGTAACCCCCACCAGGAGGAGATCCTACGGCTGCTGCTGAACAAAGGAGCCGATCCCAGTATCCGCAACTTGGAGAATGACCAACCAGCTCACCTGCTGCAGAGTGGCCCACAGGGAGATCAGGTGAGCTATCAATAGCTTCAACTGTAAAGTTCTGCATCGGTTTGGAGGCCAGTTCAATCCcagttctttatttattgaagTCTATCTTTTAATTTTTAGCTCAAGCTCATGCTGAAGAAACGAAACGCTTCCTCTCGTCGACGCAACGTGTCCTTGCAGGACCAggaatgattaaaaacaatagtAATCCCAATTTGGAGGGAATGAGTCTATGATGTTTCCTCTGTTGAGAAGGGGATTTACAGAATATTGCTATGAGATTTTGGGAGTCTCTGGCCTATATGTTGTAACAAATTCATTTGGCATAATAATACCTAGATATAATTCACATTGGATTACACAAGTGATGCTTTACTGCATAAAGCTTAAATTACCTGTGATTTAGTGTCTGTAAAGAAATAGTTCCGTAATTTATTTTTCCACGCACAGGCTAAAGTATTCAAGTGCGGGCAAAGCATTTCAATCCAAGATGTATTATGCTCCAACTGAGGCTTTCTTTACAAAATGCTCCTGCCGTTCCTgactaatatgttttttttaattcaaaatggatatttaatattataaacagaaaatgaaaagcattagTTACCTTTAAAAAGTAGAAGGTATGGATGGTGCTGTGGAAAGTGGAGTAATCATTTTCCAAATAGGCTACACTCCCAGTTTAAAGTTGATTTCTATGAAATCGTCACTTTGACCTCTAGGACAATGTCCCTGAAACCTTTCTAAATCTCTTGTCAAAACCCCCCCATCATAATATGTTATCATATTGATACACTAAGTGATGGTTTTGATCTTAGTCTGCATGGGTGCTTATGTTAAGAGtatgtattttacaaaaaatgaaacaattatcACCAATCTATTACTGAACTTTATCTCATACTTGTTACATTATAGTTGTACCATCAgatacaatttattttctttgtggaaAAACTAACTTTACtatgtaaaattatttgaaagTGATTGTGACAAAGAATGTCCTTTGTTATTACACACATTACATGAGTAAGTGCGGTGACAAATTGTCATGGGCAATGAATAATAGTACAGTAACAGTGTTCCATGTGACTGTTTTGATTTTAAGGGCACACACAGAAATTAGAATAACGGAAAATACACCGTCCCACTAAAAAGTTGTATGAGCAGCAGT
This window harbors:
- the LOC137130249 gene encoding NF-kappa-B inhibitor delta, encoding MHFDKSPKEKPCCTLPTVKKLLEEKRRRETSSVPPPCSTAGTNPVPPNTVTQLSLSEPFTCTGASSSYTDMAVSYEQWNPTPEPTLNYFTNHPGPSHATGYSLPMQSEYSPQQQVPEFGDTMFPTFMCPMTVPDPNMASSWSLTQPSFTSSIDTTKLAEARMLLSRMDHNRAAGQDEDGDTILHIYTAKGYRECAFAAAERLKEIGKLDAKEHKGKTALLVAVTANQTEIVQDLLLLGADINACDLKGQTSLHLASHYGFPTVLQVILSCKPGVNLEARNFEGMTPLHCAAISHSVTMKALSASGLLDVSLQTKATQKLSCVQMLLNGGASLHSQEIKSNKTVLHLAVKEGNIELVRYLLNIPLPHMKEFVNMKAHGHTALHMAAGLHGNPHQEEILRLLLNKGADPSIRNLENDQPAHLLQSGPQGDQLKLMLKKRNASSRRRNVSLQDQE